The Puntigrus tetrazona isolate hp1 chromosome 23, ASM1883169v1, whole genome shotgun sequence genome has a segment encoding these proteins:
- the LOC122329287 gene encoding HAUS augmin-like complex subunit 8, whose translation MASKKPLNIRRVEKTASSDSKNLSTENEGSGNNSGAEEETKGTFVKPRFMQTETKAPTKGSVQQQSVLMPPRPSSPRASNPRKPREGIHPRRTISSLADNDSALVASILESSNVGGSVFQSTVLDGHCIRPDFDVSVINDKVAQPNTVDPDNEERDIATETFILAFLTAKIEHNTEKCREEAERNILAVMEKEQQLSAQVSRKKRQYLLLEKQKQLNSLLDLQIEALGPVAAEVNTFAEDYESFASAIDATRHKLPVKNVDAGEDADQFLEKAVESLNRSERVLQRYTEDVSTDCEASKRCLKEMEDTANEISQQVTRTFSDLLEVSSLVSRETVLIKQSLEEEEIGPSTAQALFCPSAL comes from the exons ATGGCATCCAAAAAGCCGTTAAATATACGTAGAGTAGAGAAAACCGCTTCAAGCGACTCAAAAAA tTTATCCACTGAAAATGAAGGCAGCGGAAATAACAGCGGTGCGGAGGAGGAAACCAAAG gcacGTTTGTGAAGCCTAGATTCATGCAAACTGAAACAAAGGCTCCTACAAAG GGCAGTGTACAGCAGCAGTCAGTGCTGATGCCACCCAGACCGTCCTCTCCCAGAGCGAGCAACCCGCGAAAGCCAAGGGAAGGCATACATCCGAGACGAACAATAAGCTCTTTAGCAGATAATGACTCTGCAT TGGTCGCAAGCATTCTGGAGTCCTCAAATGTGGGAGGAAGTGTCTTTCAGTCGACTGTTTTGGATGGTCACTGCATTCGTCCAGATTTTGATGTCTCTGTCATTAATG ATAAAGTTGCACAGCCAAACACAGTGGACCCTGATAACGAGGAAAGGGACATAGCGACGGAGACCTTTATTTTGGCTTTCCTCACTGCTAAG ATTGAGCACAACACCGAAAAATGTAGAGAGGAGGCTGAGAGGAACATTCTGGCTGTGATGGAGAAAGAGCAGCAGTTATCCGCTCAAGTTAGTCGCAAGAAACGCCAGTATCTGCTGCTGGAAAAGCAGAAACAGCTGAACAGTCTACTGGACTTACAG ATCGAGGCTTTAGGTCCCGTTGCTGCTGAAGTAAACACATTTGCAGAGGACTACGAGTCTTTTGCCTCCGCCATTGATGCCACGAGACACAAGCTTCCTGTGAAGAACGTGGACGCTGGAGAGGACGCAGACCAGTTTTTAG aAAAGGCTGTTGAATCTCTGAATCGGAGTGAGCGTGTCTTGCAACGTTATACTGAAGACGTTTCCACTGATTGTGAGGCTTCAAAACGCTGTCTCAAAGAGATGGAAGACACGGCTAATGAAATCAGCCAACAGGTGACGAG GACTTTTTCTGATCTTCTAGAGGTGTCCTCGCTTGTAAGCCGAGAGACGGTTTTGATCAAGCAGTCACTGGAGGAAGAAGAGATCGGACCGAGCACAGCCCAGGCTCTCTTCTGTCCCTCTGCGCTCTGA